A genomic stretch from Candidatus Flexicrinis proximus includes:
- the rpmH gene encoding 50S ribosomal protein L34 — translation MSTKRTYQPKIRRRQRVHGFRQRMATKGGRGVLQRRRLRGRHSLAVVPVHVKKVDWNAG, via the coding sequence ATGTCCACCAAGCGTACCTATCAACCCAAGATCCGCCGTCGCCAGCGCGTTCACGGTTTCCGTCAGCGCATGGCAACCAAGGGTGGCCGCGGCGTTCTCCAGCGCCGTCGTCTCCGTGGCCGTCATTCGCTGGCCGTTGTTCCTGTTCATGTCAAGAAGGTCGATTGGAACGCCGGTTAA
- the rnpA gene encoding ribonuclease P protein component → MGLPRPLRLTRSDDFARVRAEGQTHRSRLMLINVAANGLAINRFGVVTGKKLGGAVVRNRVRRLLREVLRLSQGRLVTGWDLVLVAHPAAVGQSLTEIQRTFDALASQAGLFRE, encoded by the coding sequence ATGGGGCTGCCGCGCCCGCTGCGGCTGACCCGGTCTGATGATTTCGCCCGCGTGCGGGCGGAAGGTCAGACTCACCGCAGTCGCCTCATGCTTATCAACGTCGCCGCCAACGGTTTAGCCATCAACCGCTTTGGCGTTGTGACCGGCAAGAAGCTGGGCGGCGCGGTCGTCCGCAACCGCGTTCGGCGCCTCCTGCGTGAGGTTTTGCGCCTGTCGCAGGGTCGACTCGTTACCGGATGGGACCTTGTTCTGGTTGCTCATCCCGCCGCCGTCGGTCAGTCCCTTACCGAAATCCAACGCACCTTCGACGCTCTGGCTTCACAGGCAGGGCTGTTCCGTGAATAG
- the yidD gene encoding membrane protein insertion efficiency factor YidD produces MKFLALASLRFYKRRISPMLPPSCRFYPTCSEYMYEAIQVYGVFRGGWMGMKRIVRCNPMNPGGFDPVPPKKERAQT; encoded by the coding sequence ATGAAGTTTCTGGCGCTCGCATCCTTGCGTTTTTACAAGCGACGCATTTCCCCAATGCTGCCGCCGTCTTGCCGTTTCTATCCGACCTGTTCGGAATACATGTACGAAGCCATTCAGGTCTATGGGGTCTTTCGCGGCGGTTGGATGGGCATGAAGCGCATCGTCCGCTGTAATCCCATGAATCCCGGTGGCTTCGATCCCGTCCCGCCAAAGAAAGAGCGCGCCCAAACATGA
- a CDS encoding PQQ-binding-like beta-propeller repeat protein has product MTHPFRKRLQLAALLVLTLIVAAGCVSARTGVSWPSVSLIGDNPYILLAYNNFMVQIDPADGTEVKLRDAEGNVRVDPSTGEARTWDLTEGTIQSFYTAPLLIDDGATLLSTEYNHKFVEIEYATARLDTANSTTISGQPIADMVVDEEADRIYIGYNTSNLEAFDRETLDVLWTFKTNNGVWAKPLLHEGILYFTSMDHNLYAVETSAGELVWELDLGGAAASTPVLVGDRLYVGTFGRSVVEVTLDGELTASFETGNWVWGSPAVDGDTIYVADLSGIVYALSAPGLTPRWTVSAAEQGIRPSPVVIGDTVIVVSRTGKLVWLQTSDGSIIQTREISDEVLSDLVIVPAGEGLREPLIIVTGIHNNPTLAAFTTTDGQRVWEYRR; this is encoded by the coding sequence ATGACACACCCCTTCCGTAAGCGCCTGCAACTTGCGGCGCTGCTCGTGTTGACGCTGATCGTCGCCGCTGGCTGCGTCAGTGCCCGTACGGGCGTCAGCTGGCCCTCGGTTTCGCTGATCGGCGACAATCCGTATATCCTGCTGGCCTATAACAACTTCATGGTCCAGATCGACCCCGCCGACGGCACGGAAGTCAAACTCCGCGACGCTGAAGGCAACGTCCGCGTCGACCCCAGCACCGGCGAAGCGCGCACCTGGGACCTGACAGAAGGCACCATACAGTCCTTCTATACGGCTCCGCTCCTCATCGATGACGGTGCCACCCTCCTCTCTACCGAATACAATCACAAGTTTGTCGAGATTGAATACGCCACTGCCCGTCTCGATACCGCCAACTCCACCACCATCAGTGGTCAGCCGATCGCCGACATGGTTGTCGACGAGGAAGCCGACCGCATCTACATTGGCTACAACACCTCCAACCTCGAGGCCTTCGACCGCGAAACGCTTGACGTGCTGTGGACGTTTAAGACCAATAACGGCGTTTGGGCCAAACCGCTCCTCCACGAGGGTATCCTCTATTTCACCTCGATGGATCACAACCTTTACGCGGTTGAGACCAGCGCGGGTGAGTTGGTCTGGGAGCTGGACCTTGGCGGCGCAGCGGCAAGCACCCCGGTGCTCGTCGGCGACCGCCTCTATGTCGGCACTTTCGGCCGCTCCGTTGTCGAGGTCACACTCGACGGTGAGCTGACGGCCAGTTTTGAGACCGGTAACTGGGTCTGGGGATCGCCTGCCGTGGATGGCGACACTATCTACGTCGCTGATCTCAGCGGTATCGTCTATGCGCTGAGCGCCCCCGGCCTGACCCCGCGCTGGACCGTTTCGGCGGCTGAACAGGGTATCCGTCCGTCGCCTGTCGTCATCGGTGACACCGTCATTGTCGTCTCCCGCACCGGCAAGCTGGTCTGGCTGCAAACGTCCGATGGCAGCATCATCCAGACGCGCGAAATTTCTGACGAAGTACTGAGCGATCTCGTGATCGTCCCTGCCGGGGAAGGTCTCCGCGAGCCGTTAATCATTGTCACCGGCATTCACAATAACCCCACTCTGGCAGCCTTCACCACCACGGACGGCCAGCGTGTGTGGGAATATCGCCGGTAG
- a CDS encoding YidC/Oxa1 family membrane protein insertase, with protein MDFLLNPFITILALLYSLFGNNIVLAITALTVVIRLATSPLLLQQQKSTEGMQVLQPQLKKLQEKYKGDRERLSQAQMELYKEYKINPLGGCLPLLVQLPILFALYGAITYGLGATPYQVVDLSGRLLIPGLDKLVPLDKLWLGLDLTQPPTVAGFNIAAIILPLLVLVTTWLQSKLTIPPVDPADKNNPTASMTRSMTTIMPLMFGFFALTFSVGLSIYFIVSNVVGIIQYTLLGKAHWNQVLPGRAPAKVAGKPVISAEQQAQNDAILARVIHKIESAPRNPALAARSASSAKASDKVLATKPKPAEPSSLIGVSGRKKKKK; from the coding sequence ATGGATTTTCTGCTTAACCCATTCATCACCATCCTTGCGCTTCTCTACTCGCTCTTCGGCAACAATATCGTGCTGGCTATTACCGCCCTCACGGTCGTGATCCGTCTTGCTACGTCTCCACTGCTCCTTCAGCAGCAGAAGTCGACCGAAGGCATGCAGGTCCTTCAGCCTCAGCTCAAGAAGCTGCAGGAGAAATACAAAGGCGACCGCGAACGCCTATCCCAGGCTCAGATGGAACTCTACAAAGAGTACAAGATCAACCCGCTTGGGGGATGTTTGCCGCTGCTCGTCCAGCTCCCTATCCTGTTCGCCCTCTACGGCGCGATCACCTATGGTCTGGGCGCCACCCCGTATCAGGTCGTCGACCTGTCCGGCCGTCTGCTGATCCCGGGCCTCGACAAACTAGTGCCGCTCGACAAGCTGTGGCTCGGCCTTGACCTCACACAGCCGCCTACGGTCGCCGGTTTCAACATCGCCGCCATCATCCTGCCGCTGCTCGTGCTCGTCACCACCTGGCTGCAGAGTAAACTAACCATCCCGCCGGTTGACCCCGCCGACAAGAACAACCCGACGGCCTCGATGACCCGTTCGATGACCACCATCATGCCGCTGATGTTCGGCTTCTTCGCCCTCACATTCTCGGTCGGTCTCTCGATCTACTTCATCGTTAGCAATGTCGTCGGCATCATCCAGTACACGCTCCTCGGCAAGGCGCACTGGAATCAGGTGCTCCCCGGCCGCGCCCCGGCCAAGGTGGCCGGAAAGCCCGTTATTTCCGCCGAACAACAGGCGCAGAATGACGCTATACTTGCTCGCGTCATTCATAAGATCGAAAGCGCCCCGCGCAACCCTGCGCTGGCAGCGCGCAGCGCCAGTAGCGCGAAGGCAAGCGATAAGGTACTTGCCACCAAACCGAAACCGGCCGAACCGTCCTCGCTGATCGGCGTGAGCGGTCGTAAAAAGAAGAAGAAGTAG
- a CDS encoding Jag N-terminal domain-containing protein, whose amino-acid sequence MSERRSIEVSADTIDEAIQRGLAELGVNSWDVMVEVVDEPSVGMFGTPPRLAKVRLQLLRVAPATPPPPALPRLAQPDAEAARRQQQRPANDQPAYQPRNAEGKPTGSDFGRGEYSNRSTGNRENRSGAPRDNRGGRGDNRGGGRDNRGPRGDRGSGRGGDQNRRPVSRLLDSELMRQQSKFDDDSMYEDLEHEGESLFAGYTAVEEADYDTDVSTARELLVEVLKAMDIRGSVQVSRVDATQGGGPWILNVQGQGRQINALIGRRGDTLAALQYLVRLMVSHKIQHRVNLIVDVDGYKARRAERLRNLASRMAEQAITEQRTVVLEPMPPHERRLIHIALRAHPQVSTKSIGEGENRKVTIVPNKDVAPLNLADDESAEALDEAGEDE is encoded by the coding sequence ATGTCTGAGCGACGTTCAATCGAGGTGTCAGCGGACACCATAGACGAAGCAATCCAGCGCGGCCTGGCCGAACTGGGCGTCAACTCGTGGGACGTAATGGTGGAAGTGGTCGACGAACCGTCGGTGGGCATGTTCGGTACGCCGCCTCGTCTCGCCAAGGTGCGCCTGCAGCTCTTGCGTGTTGCGCCAGCCACCCCGCCTCCTCCTGCACTCCCGCGCCTTGCTCAGCCCGACGCCGAAGCCGCGCGCCGTCAGCAGCAGCGCCCGGCCAATGACCAGCCCGCCTATCAGCCGCGTAACGCCGAGGGCAAGCCCACCGGCAGCGATTTCGGTCGCGGTGAGTATTCCAATCGCAGCACCGGCAACCGTGAAAACCGCAGCGGCGCCCCGCGCGACAATCGTGGAGGCCGTGGCGATAATCGCGGTGGCGGTCGCGACAACCGCGGTCCCCGGGGCGATCGTGGCAGCGGGCGCGGTGGCGATCAGAACCGCCGTCCTGTTTCCCGTCTGCTCGACAGCGAACTGATGCGCCAGCAGTCCAAATTTGACGACGACAGCATGTACGAGGATTTGGAGCACGAGGGCGAGTCGCTCTTCGCCGGCTACACCGCCGTTGAAGAAGCCGATTACGATACCGATGTGTCCACCGCCCGCGAACTGCTGGTCGAAGTGCTCAAGGCCATGGACATTCGCGGCAGCGTGCAGGTCAGCCGTGTCGATGCCACTCAGGGTGGCGGCCCATGGATCCTCAACGTTCAGGGGCAGGGGCGTCAGATCAACGCCCTCATCGGCCGCCGTGGCGACACTTTGGCCGCCCTCCAATATCTGGTCCGCCTGATGGTCAGCCATAAGATCCAGCATCGCGTCAACCTGATCGTCGATGTCGATGGCTACAAAGCCCGCCGCGCCGAGCGCCTCCGCAATCTCGCATCGCGGATGGCCGAACAGGCCATCACCGAACAGCGCACCGTCGTTCTGGAGCCGATGCCGCCGCATGAGCGCCGCCTGATCCATATCGCCTTGCGCGCGCATCCGCAGGTCTCCACCAAATCCATTGGCGAAGGCGAAAACCGTAAGGTCACCATCGTCCCCAACAAGGATGTTGCGCCGCTGAATCTGGCTGATGACGAATCTGCTGAGGCTTTGGACGAAGCAGGCGAGGACGAGTAA
- a CDS encoding beta-phosphoglucomutase family hydrolase, producing the protein MTPHALIFDLDGVIADTVRAHEAGWSLVAAELGIALTPEMLASFRGKRRADILRTITGRELSDAEMAAVMPTKTSHYDDFLAGLNDDHILPGVEMLIEAGRKRGLGLAVASSSYNARVVLTKLGLLERFDVIADGLTVFRAKPHPDIFIWAAGALRVRPVDCVVFEDADAGVTAALEAGMRVVGVGDPSIVGRAHIVVPDLAGFDLDSL; encoded by the coding sequence ATGACTCCCCATGCTTTGATCTTTGACCTCGACGGCGTGATCGCTGATACGGTTCGCGCCCATGAAGCCGGTTGGTCTCTCGTGGCTGCCGAACTGGGCATCGCGCTGACCCCGGAGATGCTCGCCAGCTTTCGCGGCAAACGCCGCGCCGATATCCTCCGCACCATCACCGGTCGCGAACTGTCCGACGCGGAAATGGCCGCCGTAATGCCCACCAAGACCTCGCACTACGACGATTTCCTCGCCGGCCTCAACGATGATCACATCCTCCCCGGCGTTGAAATGCTGATCGAGGCAGGGCGCAAACGCGGACTCGGCCTGGCGGTCGCATCTTCGTCCTATAACGCCCGCGTGGTCCTCACCAAACTCGGTCTGCTCGAACGCTTCGATGTCATCGCCGATGGCCTGACCGTGTTCCGCGCCAAACCGCATCCCGATATCTTTATCTGGGCTGCCGGGGCGCTTCGCGTCCGGCCCGTGGACTGCGTTGTGTTTGAAGACGCCGATGCCGGGGTCACCGCTGCCCTCGAAGCCGGTATGCGTGTCGTCGGCGTGGGCGATCCGTCCATCGTTGGCCGCGCCCACATCGTCGTTCCCGACCTCGCCGGATTCGACCTCGACTCGCTCTAA
- a CDS encoding Hsp20/alpha crystallin family protein, producing the protein MSSITRWNPVREFNAMQNFMDRLIEETARPMRGLVESYEGVSGSLALDVVEEDKAYTVTTSLPGVKADDIKVNMHDDLLTIEAEIPARTTEKTETANGRKVLMQERAWGKFSRSIRLPQNVKNDGVEASFENGVLTLSLPKAEHVLPRTIPVKALKS; encoded by the coding sequence ATGTCAAGCATTACTCGTTGGAACCCAGTCCGTGAATTCAATGCCATGCAGAACTTCATGGATCGGCTGATCGAAGAGACGGCGCGTCCGATGCGCGGTCTGGTCGAAAGCTACGAGGGTGTCTCCGGGTCGCTCGCGCTGGATGTGGTCGAGGAAGATAAGGCGTACACCGTCACAACCTCGCTGCCCGGCGTGAAAGCCGACGACATCAAGGTCAACATGCACGACGACCTGCTCACCATCGAAGCGGAAATTCCGGCCAGGACTACGGAGAAGACCGAAACGGCCAACGGTCGCAAGGTACTCATGCAGGAGCGCGCCTGGGGCAAGTTTAGCCGCAGCATCCGCCTGCCACAGAACGTCAAGAATGACGGTGTCGAGGCCTCTTTTGAAAACGGTGTCCTGACCCTGTCACTGCCGAAGGCCGAACACGTCCTGCCGCGCACCATTCCGGTCAAGGCGCTCAAAAGCTAG
- a CDS encoding SH3 domain-containing protein, whose protein sequence is MRRLPLYFLLALLVLMVAPAYAIPAEFTAWLYTPDTGTMTLVDLSGEVDSFELPLAPPYDVRPFTNVVVSPNGNTIAYVLGQSGSFNQQLMVYSYSSRAIIAQYPVTNVAYTSIDFGGRFAFSPDSNLVAFGYSKDPAGWEMVVIDLTSFSIAGSISSLDPALSGVEANFGITPMPTYFISSNSLAFALIRGGTEASEPAASFVWDLVTNGVTPNVGYGSASDVFRPTGEAVMTLTDTRFGSTPDAFMFGQQNTLQVYDSTAAARWPVYANAAWSMYMARFVFNGRQVAFVAYDGTAERAYILNRDGSLAGSLPVGVVPYDIAGVPDGFIYAKQDGGIPGLYSINLRAGDTNGSLVWSGVPNTYPRIAWVGALGSADFMFVDPPYAAWAELAERVADSEGSSGSSETAGILRIGATATVFTTEGDSLRVRSGPGTSFVVLREIDPGTVVTLVDGPTSAGGFVWWNIRLADGTTGWVVEFADGEQTLIPVSGGGAATPVVSAATATPGADPSVPSQLRVGDNAFITTNSLRLRSVPGFAGAVLREMTRNTFVRIIGGPTRADNFDWWQLRLLDGTQGWAAEVVGTERVITFTTSPAPTSTPLVLVLIPTPTPLIFVILTPAVPVQTSPADGAVFNIFPRTTTLMWNAASGASSYEVRRQWCDGSGNNCNNYTDVTTAATSYTFDFIGAQVGRWRVRSVSAGGVKSDWSPWRTFRHQQ, encoded by the coding sequence ATGCGACGCTTGCCGTTGTACTTCCTGCTCGCACTGCTGGTCCTGATGGTTGCACCTGCTTACGCCATCCCGGCCGAATTTACGGCGTGGCTCTATACGCCTGACACCGGCACCATGACGCTGGTTGACCTGTCGGGGGAGGTCGACTCGTTTGAGCTGCCCCTCGCGCCGCCCTACGACGTGCGCCCATTTACCAACGTCGTCGTTTCGCCCAATGGCAATACCATCGCCTACGTGCTGGGTCAGTCCGGCTCGTTCAATCAACAGTTGATGGTCTACAGCTATTCCTCGCGGGCGATCATCGCTCAGTATCCCGTAACCAACGTCGCCTATACCAGCATCGACTTTGGCGGGCGCTTCGCCTTCAGCCCGGACTCGAACCTGGTCGCGTTTGGCTACAGCAAAGACCCGGCTGGCTGGGAGATGGTCGTCATCGACCTGACCAGCTTCAGTATCGCCGGCAGCATCAGCAGTCTGGATCCTGCCCTCAGCGGCGTCGAAGCTAACTTCGGCATCACCCCCATGCCGACCTACTTCATCTCATCCAATTCGCTGGCCTTTGCCCTGATTCGCGGTGGCACCGAGGCCTCCGAACCCGCCGCCAGCTTTGTCTGGGATCTCGTCACCAACGGCGTGACACCGAATGTCGGCTATGGCTCGGCCTCTGATGTCTTCCGCCCGACGGGCGAAGCCGTCATGACCTTGACCGACACCCGTTTCGGGTCGACCCCGGATGCGTTTATGTTCGGCCAGCAGAATACGCTGCAGGTCTACGACTCGACCGCTGCCGCGCGCTGGCCGGTCTATGCCAACGCCGCCTGGTCCATGTATATGGCCCGCTTCGTGTTCAACGGCCGCCAGGTAGCCTTTGTGGCCTATGACGGTACCGCCGAACGCGCCTATATCCTCAACCGTGACGGCTCCCTGGCCGGTTCGCTGCCGGTGGGCGTCGTTCCTTACGACATCGCGGGCGTGCCGGATGGCTTCATCTATGCCAAGCAGGACGGCGGCATTCCTGGCCTCTACAGCATTAACCTGCGTGCCGGCGACACCAACGGCTCGCTGGTCTGGAGCGGCGTTCCCAACACCTATCCGCGTATCGCCTGGGTCGGGGCGCTCGGCAGCGCCGATTTCATGTTCGTCGATCCGCCCTATGCGGCCTGGGCTGAACTCGCCGAACGTGTTGCCGACAGCGAAGGCAGCAGCGGCTCTTCCGAAACCGCCGGTATCCTCCGTATTGGCGCCACTGCGACCGTCTTTACGACCGAAGGCGACTCGCTCCGCGTCCGTTCCGGCCCGGGGACCAGCTTCGTCGTCCTGCGCGAAATCGACCCCGGCACCGTCGTCACGCTCGTCGATGGCCCGACCAGCGCCGGCGGGTTTGTCTGGTGGAATATCCGTCTCGCCGATGGCACGACCGGCTGGGTCGTCGAATTCGCCGACGGTGAGCAAACCCTCATCCCCGTCAGCGGCGGCGGCGCAGCAACTCCGGTCGTTTCCGCGGCCACAGCCACACCCGGCGCCGATCCGTCCGTGCCGTCGCAGCTTCGCGTAGGCGACAATGCCTTCATCACGACCAACTCGCTGCGCCTGCGCAGTGTTCCGGGCTTTGCCGGCGCCGTCCTGCGCGAAATGACGCGCAATACCTTTGTCCGTATCATTGGCGGCCCCACCCGTGCCGATAACTTCGACTGGTGGCAGCTTCGCCTCCTGGATGGCACGCAGGGTTGGGCCGCGGAAGTCGTCGGCACTGAGCGCGTCATCACCTTCACGACCAGTCCCGCTCCCACCTCGACTCCGCTCGTCCTTGTCCTGATCCCGACGCCGACGCCGCTGATCTTCGTCATCCTGACGCCGGCCGTCCCGGTACAGACCTCCCCGGCGGATGGCGCTGTTTTCAACATCTTCCCGCGCACGACCACCCTGATGTGGAACGCAGCAAGTGGCGCATCGAGCTATGAGGTGCGCCGCCAGTGGTGCGACGGCAGCGGCAACAACTGCAACAACTATACTGACGTGACCACCGCCGCCACCTCCTACACCTTCGACTTCATCGGCGCTCAGGTTGGACGTTGGCGCGTGCGCTCGGTCTCTGCCGGTGGGGTGAAGAGCGATTGGTCGCCGTGGCGCACCTTCCGCCACCAGCAGTAA
- a CDS encoding PAS domain-containing sensor histidine kinase yields the protein MAQELSAALVERLSAEASRRGISVDDLIRSWLNGLTDSVRDVRDMYALTDANSDLIARFNRDLQYTYVNPSSVQMLAKPVEDILGRTFYDMSMSRELADHLTTELSIPFETGREHWCTYELQGRKRVYTYEVQMIPVFNSDAVVETVLTVSRDISPRRQAEAAVRESERRYRGIVEGQIDLVCLYRPDTTVVFVNDSYCEYFNKTREEIIGHSFLDLTDPSELSRIMRRLEEVLRDPTPKTEEYPLTDASGTVRWISWVDHGIVDDNGNVSMVQAIGRDITHMKRIEEQLEIERERYEHLFNENPLPIWVYDLATLEYLAVNDAAVNSYGYSRDEFLHMKVLDIRPEEDAQRLIEFLQTKPTVGNKVVLGTWRHRRKNGDLFEAEVTGRDIIFNGRRARLIMALDITERRALEAERLYTQSLEIELQKEREVTLLKERFTSMVTHEFRTPLSIIVSTIDILKNYFHKLTKENMARKLDIVTSEANRMTALLDDVLLLGRATAGRLRVNPESLDLVEVVQGLVENLRLTDQQQHVFEVVAICENALIISDRRLLEQILINLLTNAVKYSPIGTTITAEICPAEDHVTVKVRDEGRGIPEADQPRIFEAFHRADNATGIEGSGLGLAIVKESVVVLGGDIKCKSRIGEGTTFTINLPAQAPQN from the coding sequence ATGGCGCAAGAATTATCAGCGGCACTTGTTGAACGATTGTCCGCGGAAGCAAGCCGCCGCGGCATAAGTGTAGACGACCTGATCAGGAGCTGGCTGAACGGCCTGACCGATTCGGTGCGCGATGTTCGGGATATGTATGCGCTGACCGACGCCAACTCCGACCTGATTGCACGATTTAACCGCGACCTCCAGTACACCTACGTCAATCCGTCATCGGTACAGATGCTGGCGAAGCCGGTCGAGGATATCCTGGGCCGGACGTTTTACGATATGAGCATGTCGCGCGAGCTGGCCGACCATTTGACGACGGAGCTAAGCATACCGTTCGAGACAGGCCGAGAGCACTGGTGTACGTACGAACTGCAGGGCCGCAAGCGGGTGTACACGTATGAAGTCCAGATGATTCCGGTCTTCAACAGCGATGCGGTCGTCGAGACGGTGCTGACGGTGAGCCGAGACATCAGCCCGCGCAGGCAGGCAGAGGCGGCTGTACGAGAGAGCGAGAGGCGTTACCGCGGGATCGTCGAGGGGCAAATCGACCTGGTGTGCCTGTATCGCCCAGACACCACGGTGGTGTTCGTCAACGACTCGTACTGCGAATATTTCAATAAGACACGTGAGGAGATTATCGGACACAGCTTCCTGGATCTGACCGATCCGAGCGAGCTGTCCCGTATAATGCGGCGGCTGGAAGAGGTCTTGCGTGACCCAACGCCCAAGACCGAAGAGTACCCGCTGACCGACGCAAGCGGGACGGTCCGCTGGATAAGCTGGGTGGATCACGGCATCGTGGATGACAATGGAAATGTCAGCATGGTGCAGGCGATCGGGCGCGACATCACGCACATGAAACGCATTGAGGAACAGCTGGAGATCGAGCGCGAGCGCTATGAGCATCTCTTCAACGAGAATCCGCTGCCGATCTGGGTGTACGACCTGGCTACACTGGAGTATCTGGCGGTGAACGACGCCGCGGTCAATTCCTACGGGTACAGCCGCGACGAGTTCCTGCACATGAAGGTGCTGGACATCCGGCCGGAAGAGGACGCCCAACGGCTGATCGAATTCCTGCAGACGAAACCCACAGTAGGCAACAAAGTGGTACTCGGGACGTGGCGGCACCGGCGTAAGAACGGCGACCTGTTCGAGGCGGAAGTGACCGGACGCGACATTATCTTCAACGGACGGCGGGCACGGTTGATCATGGCGCTGGATATCACCGAGCGGCGGGCGCTGGAGGCCGAACGGCTCTACACGCAGTCGCTTGAGATCGAGCTGCAGAAAGAGCGCGAGGTGACGCTGCTCAAGGAGCGCTTCACGTCGATGGTCACGCACGAATTCCGCACGCCGCTGTCGATTATCGTATCGACGATCGACATCCTGAAGAACTATTTCCACAAGCTGACCAAAGAGAACATGGCGCGCAAGCTGGACATCGTGACGAGCGAAGCGAACCGGATGACGGCGCTGCTGGACGACGTGCTGCTGCTGGGACGGGCGACCGCAGGACGTTTACGAGTCAATCCAGAGTCGCTCGATCTGGTCGAAGTCGTACAGGGACTGGTGGAAAACCTGCGGCTCACCGATCAGCAGCAGCATGTGTTCGAAGTGGTGGCTATCTGCGAGAACGCGCTGATCATCAGCGACCGCCGGCTACTGGAGCAGATTCTGATCAATCTGCTCACCAACGCCGTTAAATACTCGCCAATCGGGACCACCATCACGGCGGAAATCTGCCCTGCCGAGGATCACGTGACTGTAAAGGTAAGAGACGAGGGACGCGGCATCCCGGAAGCCGACCAACCGCGGATATTCGAGGCCTTTCACCGCGCAGACAACGCGACCGGAATCGAAGGTTCGGGGCTGGGGCTGGCGATCGTCAAAGAAAGCGTGGTGGTGCTGGGCGGAGACATCAAGTGCAAGAGCCGCATCGGGGAAGGCACGACGTTTACCATTAATCTTCCGGCCCAAGCCCCGCAGAACTAA
- a CDS encoding methyltransferase domain-containing protein has protein sequence MSETPYPDVYFSRQDDSDDTLFYESARKVVHLDDRAIATLRDSVFAETLPSQAAILDLMSSWRSHLPSHLNPSRVVGLGLNAEEMADNPQLTEARVQDLNASPVLDFADSTFDAAVCTVSVQYLIRPVELFEEVRRVLKPGGVFVVSFSNRCFPSKAIWVWLYTDDDKHQALVSDYFRRAGFVKIAAKAFQPQGSDPLFVVTGSKSRR, from the coding sequence ATGAGTGAAACACCTTATCCCGATGTTTATTTCTCACGTCAGGACGATTCCGATGATACGCTCTTCTATGAATCGGCGCGAAAAGTCGTCCATCTTGACGATCGGGCCATCGCAACCCTCCGCGACTCGGTCTTTGCCGAAACCCTTCCGTCGCAGGCCGCCATCCTCGATCTGATGAGCAGTTGGCGCTCGCACTTGCCCTCGCACCTTAATCCCTCGCGCGTCGTCGGCCTCGGACTCAACGCCGAGGAAATGGCCGACAATCCGCAGCTTACTGAGGCTCGCGTGCAAGACCTGAACGCCAGCCCCGTCCTCGACTTCGCCGACTCCACCTTCGATGCGGCCGTCTGCACTGTCTCGGTTCAGTATCTCATTCGTCCGGTCGAACTGTTTGAAGAGGTGCGCCGCGTCCTCAAACCGGGCGGCGTCTTCGTCGTGAGCTTCAGCAACCGCTGCTTCCCCTCCAAGGCCATCTGGGTCTGGCTCTATACCGATGACGACAAGCATCAGGCGCTCGTTTCGGACTACTTCCGTCGAGCCGGGTTTGTCAAAATCGCCGCCAAAGCCTTTCAGCCGCAGGGCAGCGATCCGCTCTTTGTCGTAACCGGCTCAAAATCCAGACGCTAG